Proteins encoded by one window of Bactrocera oleae isolate idBacOlea1 chromosome 4, idBacOlea1, whole genome shotgun sequence:
- the LOC106617862 gene encoding transducin beta-like protein 3: MSGLCEKSFAVATKFNNFYAGGDVAWSDDGERIYCLNNTEVCAINVSTSQLVRAYGTTVEIVENDLTPGNKIERNEDDQMEDETTCFSLSPDNTLLVTAHRSGLLRLWSVDSGKVVKLWKGQHKGPIVKVQFSTCGKIICSSGADSSLRIWDYVHSTCMCALREFSGPALVLAFHPDIKRTEVYAAGADNTIYCWNYAEKRLLRQMRGHLSQITAITFLGGETGSEFLASASRDKVLIVWRIADASQHKVIPMFEELEGIACLKNSNNPDVLNVVVSCATGALKLVDCKTSKLTTLTEDTSQEFRQLLHCKRTEQLAVITVEQNILLFKATDECVAANKLECTKQLIGFNDEILDICFWGENDRFLAVASNSKNIKIYDTEANMNCKIASGHNDTVMTLSSAAGTNLLLSAGKDLSICLWRVNPNTFALNCVARNNSSHTSTIGCLAFGCNTAAFFASVSQDGSLKVWNLKKNKDAPHSFNLKYSALSHNKEVNSVSFAPNNKLLATASQDKTAKLWSADSNTLVGTLRGHTRGVWCVRFSPADQVVLTSSSDCTLRLWSLATLTCIKRFEQECTVLRAEFIDYGKYIVSAASDGLLKLWSIKTNECVQTLDAHTDRIWSLAISTRSGKSFYSGGADSKLIQWQDVTTACRNDEIEKRAELVQQEQTLQSLLHQKQNLKKAFKLALKLGKPKTTYNILSDYVRERNTEPVRELINTLNSDQRVTLMEHTKAWTTNSRHCKIANLVLHYLLSDCIAAPTEHGVPGMRNVVEVLTPYLQRHHKRVNELTKELMFLEFIVNGI; the protein is encoded by the exons ATGTCTGGTTTGTGTGAAAAAAG TTTTGCGGTTGCTACGAAATTCAACAATTTCTATGCTGGGGGTGACGTTGCTTGGTCTGATGATGGTGAACGCATTTATTGCTTAAATAACACCGAAGTTTGTGCCATAAATGTTTCTACTAGTCAACTTGTACGTGCATATGGTACCACGGTAGAAATAGTCGAAAATGACTTAACGCCGGGCAATAAAATAGAAAGAAACGAAGATGATCAAATGGAAGATGAAACTACTTGCTTCTCACTTTCGCCCGATAATACATTACTTGTCACTGCTCACCGTAGTGGATTGTTGCGCTTATGGTCAGTTGACAGTGGAAAGGTTGTTAAATTGTGGAAAGGACAGCATAAAGGTCCAATTGTGAAAGTACAATTTAGCACATGTGGAAAAATCATATGTTCCAGTGGTGCTGATTCTTCGCTGCGCATATGGGACTATGTGCACAgcacatgtatgtgtgcgctgCGAGAATTTAGCGGACCTGCATTAGTTTTAGCTTTCCATCCAGATATTAAGCGAACAGAGGTGTATGCCGCTGGTGCTGACAACACGATATATTGTTGGAATTATGCAGAAAAGCGACTATTGCGCCAAATGCGTGGTCATCTTTCGCAGATTACGGCTATAACATTTTTAGGCGGTGAAACCGGTAGCGAATTTCTGGCATCTGCAAGTCGGGACAAAGTGTTAATTGTATGGCGGATTGCCGATGCATCTCAACATAAAGTTATACCAATGTTTGAGGAATTGGAGGGCATAGCGTGCttgaaaaatagtaataatccAGATGTTCTTAATGTAGTGGTATCATGCGCAACGGGAGCTTTAAAATTGGTGGATTGTAAAACATCAAAATTAACAACTTTGACTGAAGACACTAGCCAAGAATTTCGTCAGTTATTACATTGTAAACGCACTGAACAATTGGCTGTGATAACAGTGgaacaaaatatattgttattcaAAGCGACTGATGAATGTGTAGCTGCAAATAAGCTAGAGTGTACGAAACAACTGATCGGCTTTAATGATGAAATACTGGATATATGCTTTTGGGGTGAAAATGATCGCTTCCTGGCTGTAGCATCTaacagcaaaaatattaaaatttatgatacTGAAGCCAATATGAATTGCAAAATTGCGAGTGGTCACAATGACACCGTTATGACGCTATCATCCGCTGCTGGTACTAACCTCTTGCTTTCAGCCGGCAAAGATCTTAGCATATGTCTATGGAGAGTGAATCCAAATACGTTTGCGCTCAACTGTGTGGCACGCAATAACAGCAGTCACACTTCCACTATTGGTTGCCTTGCATTTGGTTGTAATACCGCGGCGTTTTTCGCATCCGTCTCACAAGACGGCAGCCTCAAAGTATGGaatttgaagaaaaacaaaGATGCTCCACATTCGTTCAATTTAAAGTATTCGGCTTTATCCCACAACAAGGAGGTAAATAGCGTCAGTTTCGCACCAAATAATAAGTTATTGGCCACAGCATCGCAAGACAAAACAGCCAAACTTTGGAGCGCTGACAGTAATACATTGGTTGGTACATTGCGTGGTCATACGCGTGGAGTTTGGTGCGTGCGCTTTTCACCAGCCGATCAAGTTGTGCTCACATCTTCTAGCGATTGTACACTACGCCTGTGGTCTTTAGCTACGCTCACATGTATTAAACGCTTCGAACAAGAATGTACCGTATTACGTGCTGAATTCATTGACTACGGCAAATATATAGTGTCTGCAGCATCGGATGGTCTGCTTAAATTGTGGAgcataaaaacaaatgaatgcGTGCAAACTTTAGATGCGCACACAGATCGCATTTGGTCACTGGCAATATCTACACGCAGTGGTAAAAGCTTTTATAGCGGCGGTGCTGACTCCAAATTGATACAATGGCAAGATGTGACAACGGCATGTCGAAatgatgaaattgaaaaacgtGCCGAGCTGGTGCAACAAGAGCAAACATTACAATCGTTGCTACATCAGaagcaaaatttgaaaaaagccTTCAAGCTGGCGCTAAAACTAGGCAAACCTAAAACAACTTACAACATTCTGAGCGACTACGTGCGTGAACGTAACACAGAACCCGTGCGTGAATTAATTAATACACTGAACAGTGATCAGCGTGTTACGCTCATGGAACATACCAAAGCGTGGACGACAAATTCACGGCACTGCAAAATTGCCAATCTTGTTTTGCATTATTTACTCAGTGACTGCATTGCCGCGCCTACTGAGCATGGTGTGCCTGGCATGCGCAATGTAGTGGAGGTGCTCACGCCATACCTGCAGCGGCACCACAAACGTGTCAATGAGCTGACAAAGGAATTGATGTTTCTCGAGTTCATCGTCAatggtatttaa